One Brassica napus cultivar Da-Ae chromosome C2, Da-Ae, whole genome shotgun sequence DNA window includes the following coding sequences:
- the LOC125581392 gene encoding serine carboxypeptidase-like 19, which yields MRNIYFLVLFLLSILISIHASLHVKYLPGLEGPLPFELETGYVSVGESGDVELFYYFVKSERNPDKDPLMIWLTGGPGCSSICALLFGNGPLAFKGDVYNGTVPPLELTSYSWTKVANILYLESPAGSGYSYAKTRRAAETSDTKQLHQIDQFPRSWFVDHPEFISNPFYVGGDSYYGKIVPGVVQQILLGNEKGLTPLINIQGYVLGNPTVSANFESNHRVSFAHRMGLISDELHESLERNCGGKFFNVDPSNAKCSNGLQAYDQCISEIYIEQILLPNCKVDYVLPDISLPNIRTSRRRELKEFSGNDSSSLPPPRCFTYSYFLSAFWANDENVRSALGVKKGFGKWSRCNTLNIPYTYDIHDAIPYHVNNSRKGFRSLIYSGDHDMMVPFSSTEAWIKSLNYSIVDDWRPWMMTSNQVAGYTRSYANKMTFATIKGGGHTAEYNQDQCSLMFKRWIDAESL from the exons ATGAGAAATATTTACTTTCTAGTCTTATTTCTGTTGAGCATCTTGATCTCCATACATGCTTCTTTGCATGTGAAGTATCTTCCTGGTCTTGAAGGTCCTCTTCCTTTTGAGCTCGAGACAGG GTATGTGAGTGTTGGTGAATCTGGAGATGTTGAGCTCTTCTACTACTTTGTGAAATCAGAGAGAAATCCAGATAAAGATCCTCTCATGATTTGGCTCACTGGTGGGCCTGGATGCAGCTCCATTTGTGCTTTACTCTTTGGAAATG GTCCATTGGCATTTAAAGGGGATGTGTATAATGGGACAGTGCCTCCTTTAGAGCTAACATCTTATTCTTGGACAAAG GTGGctaacattttatatttggaaTCTCCTGCTGGTTCTGGATATTCTTATGCCAAAACTCGGCGTGCTGCTGAGACGAGCGACACCA aacaACTTCACCAAATCGACCAGTTCCCTAGGAGT TGGTTTGTGGATCACCCTGAGTTCATATCAAATCCATTTTATGTTGGTGGAGATTCATACTACGGGAAGATTGTTCCAGGAGTTGTGCAACAGATTTTACTTG GAAATGAGAAAGGTCTCACACCACTGATAAATATTCAG GGATATGTTCTTGGAAACCCTACGGTAAGTGCAAACTTTGAATCAAATCATAGAGTTTCATTTGCGCATCGGATGGGACTGATTTCAGATGAGCTCCACGAG TCACTTGAAAGAAATTGTGGAGGCAAATTCTTTAACGTAGACCCAAGTAATGCAAAATGCTCAAATGGTCTTCAAGCTTATGATCAG TGTATCTCAGAGATATACATAGAGCAGATTTTGTTACCAAACTGCAAAGTAGATTATGTCTTACCAGACATATCACTACCTAACATCAGAACCAGTAGAAGAAGAGAACTCAAGGAGTTTTCAGgaaatgattcatcatcattgCCTCCTCCTAGATGCTTC ACTTATAGTTATTTTCTGTCTGCCTTTTGGGCAAACGATGAAAATGTACGAAGCGCTTTAGGCGTGAAGAAG GGGTTTGGAAAATGGAGTAGATGCAACACCCTAAACATACCATATACATATGATATTCACGATGCCATTCCATATCACGTTAACAATAGCCGTAAAGGCTTCCGCTCTCTCATCTACAG TGGCGATCATGATATGATGGTACCTTTCTCTTCAACTGAAGCATGGATCAAATCTCTCAACTATTCCATTGTTGATGACTGGAGACCTTGGATGATGACTAGCAATCAAGTTGCTGG ATATACAAGGAGCTATGCAAATAAGATGACATTTGCAACCATCAAG GGAGGAGGACACACTGCTGAGTATAATCAAGACCAATGTTCACTTATGTTCAAAAGATGGATTGATGCTGAATCTCTCTGA